One stretch of Zhihengliuella flava DNA includes these proteins:
- the lspA gene encoding signal peptidase II, with protein sequence MRTGKKVLVESASPQQAAVSSRPRRLGVMIAMFVVAVGLDQLTKWIVESRMELGESIPVIDPVLSWHYILNPGAAFSIGTGYTWIFTIFQAAVVIFIAVIAVRVRYLPWAIALGGVAGGAAGNLIDRLFREPSFGMGHVVDFIALPNFAVFNIADSFVVCSMIGACLLIFRGIALDGTRADADADADADADADGAAETGTKGE encoded by the coding sequence ATGCGAACCGGAAAGAAGGTCCTGGTGGAGTCAGCGTCACCTCAGCAGGCGGCGGTCTCGTCCCGACCGCGCCGCCTCGGCGTCATGATCGCCATGTTTGTCGTGGCTGTGGGGCTGGATCAGCTGACCAAATGGATCGTTGAGAGCCGGATGGAGCTCGGCGAATCGATCCCCGTCATCGACCCGGTGCTGTCGTGGCATTACATTCTCAACCCGGGCGCGGCCTTCTCCATCGGCACGGGATACACCTGGATTTTCACGATTTTTCAGGCCGCCGTCGTCATCTTTATCGCCGTGATTGCCGTGCGGGTGCGTTACTTACCGTGGGCCATCGCCCTCGGTGGTGTCGCCGGCGGGGCCGCAGGTAATCTCATTGACCGACTCTTCCGTGAACCATCGTTTGGCATGGGCCACGTCGTCGACTTCATTGCCTTGCCGAATTTTGCGGTTTTCAACATCGCCGATTCGTTCGTGGTGTGCTCCATGATTGGTGCCTGTCTGCTGATCTTCCGTGGCATCGCGCTGGACGGAACCCGAGCGGACGCCGACGCCGACGCCGACGCCGACGCCGACGCCGACGGTGCGGCGGAAACGGGGACGAAGGGTGAGTAA
- a CDS encoding DivIVA domain-containing protein yields MALTPEDVVNKRFQPTKFREGYDQDEVDDFLDEIVVELRRLNQENDELRRRVAEFESGDGAETAAVPAPVAAAPAEKPAATEKKAKDEAAKKDAAAEKAQEKVEAPAEPKAEKSAAPQAQESVAAAAPAAEPAAAGGASAESAAGVLAMAQRLHDEYVAEGNQKRDKIIAEAQTQAKTLVEAAEEKSRQTLNALEVQKTELEQKVDSLRTFERDYRGRLKAYIEGQLRELDAKGSSAPDGADNA; encoded by the coding sequence ATGGCGCTCACGCCAGAAGACGTTGTCAACAAGCGCTTCCAGCCAACCAAGTTCCGTGAAGGCTACGATCAGGACGAAGTTGATGACTTCCTCGACGAGATCGTCGTCGAACTGCGTCGCCTGAACCAAGAGAACGACGAGCTGCGCCGTCGGGTGGCTGAGTTCGAGTCCGGCGACGGTGCCGAGACCGCTGCGGTACCGGCCCCAGTGGCCGCCGCTCCGGCCGAGAAGCCAGCCGCCACGGAGAAGAAGGCCAAGGACGAGGCCGCCAAGAAGGACGCAGCCGCGGAGAAGGCCCAGGAGAAGGTCGAAGCCCCGGCCGAACCGAAGGCTGAGAAGTCCGCTGCGCCGCAAGCTCAGGAGTCTGTGGCCGCGGCCGCCCCGGCTGCAGAGCCCGCCGCGGCAGGCGGAGCATCCGCGGAGTCCGCCGCCGGCGTGTTGGCCATGGCACAGCGCCTGCACGACGAATACGTCGCTGAAGGCAACCAGAAGCGGGACAAGATCATCGCTGAGGCACAGACTCAGGCGAAGACGCTCGTCGAGGCTGCCGAAGAGAAGAGCCGCCAAACGCTCAACGCTCTCGAAGTCCAGAAGACCGAGCTGGAGCAGAAGGTCGACTCGCTGCGCACCTTTGAGCGGGACTACCGCGGCCGTCTCAAGGCCTACATTGAGGGCCAGTTGCGTGAACTCGACGCCAAGGGCTCGTCCGCCCCGGACGGCGCGGACAACGCCTGA
- the murC gene encoding UDP-N-acetylmuramate--L-alanine ligase, with product MTNGAQQPLQDLGRVHFLGLGGVGVSAVARLMQARGQQISGTDAKDLPVLRELAAAGARVHVGYAAENLGDVDTVVTSSIIKPGNPEYDAAVSRGLRLLHRSEALAETMRGHRVVTVAGTHGKTTTTSLIAVMLREAGVSPSFAIGANVGGLGVNAELGTGGIFVAEADESDGSFLNYSPDIAVVTNVEADHLDHYGTAEAVHQAFTDFASLLPDGGLLIACADDDGAAALAARVRSEAQRVRVVTYGFSAGADWRLRHPQADGLRYRATLERTSEEDSALAAGPFTLDLAVPGDHNLLNAAAAFAVGHEVGLTPVQALAGLAAFRGAARRFEYRGEANGVRVYDDYAHHPTEVSAALRAGRAVAGERRLHVLFQPHLFTRTQAFHAEFASALSLADSAWILDIYPAREEPLESVTSALITDALTTAGGPVSAAEAAATLASTARSGDVIMTIGAGDVTSYGGAILEELGGRADTGS from the coding sequence GTGACTAACGGAGCCCAGCAGCCGCTACAGGACTTGGGCCGCGTCCACTTTTTAGGACTCGGCGGCGTCGGCGTTTCAGCGGTGGCGCGGCTCATGCAGGCCCGAGGGCAGCAGATTTCGGGCACCGATGCCAAGGATTTGCCGGTGCTTCGCGAGCTCGCGGCTGCGGGCGCCCGGGTGCACGTGGGCTACGCCGCCGAGAATCTGGGCGACGTGGACACGGTGGTGACGTCCTCGATCATCAAGCCGGGTAACCCAGAATATGATGCGGCTGTGTCGCGGGGACTGCGGCTCCTGCACCGCTCCGAGGCCCTTGCCGAAACGATGCGTGGGCATCGGGTGGTGACGGTCGCTGGTACCCATGGCAAGACCACCACGACCTCGCTCATCGCCGTGATGCTTCGGGAAGCGGGTGTGTCTCCGTCGTTTGCCATTGGGGCCAACGTCGGTGGGCTCGGCGTGAATGCGGAGCTCGGCACCGGCGGCATTTTCGTGGCCGAAGCGGACGAGTCGGATGGTTCGTTCTTGAACTATTCCCCGGACATTGCCGTCGTGACCAATGTCGAGGCCGATCATTTGGATCACTACGGGACGGCGGAGGCGGTGCATCAGGCCTTTACGGACTTCGCGTCGTTGCTGCCGGATGGCGGCCTGCTCATCGCCTGCGCGGACGACGACGGGGCCGCCGCCTTGGCGGCGCGGGTGCGGTCCGAAGCCCAGCGAGTCCGGGTGGTGACCTACGGATTCTCCGCTGGGGCCGACTGGCGGCTCCGGCATCCTCAGGCCGATGGCTTGAGGTACCGGGCCACACTTGAGCGGACGTCGGAGGAGGACTCCGCGCTGGCCGCTGGTCCCTTCACCCTTGACCTCGCCGTGCCCGGAGACCACAATCTCCTCAACGCCGCCGCTGCCTTCGCCGTGGGACATGAGGTGGGCCTGACGCCGGTGCAGGCCCTGGCCGGGCTCGCAGCGTTCCGGGGGGCCGCGCGCCGCTTTGAGTACCGCGGTGAGGCGAACGGGGTGCGTGTTTATGACGACTACGCGCATCATCCCACCGAAGTGAGCGCTGCCTTGCGTGCGGGACGTGCGGTGGCTGGCGAGCGCCGCCTCCACGTTCTGTTCCAGCCGCACCTCTTTACCCGCACGCAAGCTTTTCACGCCGAGTTCGCCAGCGCCCTGTCATTAGCCGATTCCGCGTGGATCCTCGATATCTACCCCGCTCGTGAGGAACCCCTGGAGTCGGTCACCAGCGCACTCATCACTGATGCGCTCACCACCGCGGGTGGGCCCGTGTCCGCCGCGGAGGCGGCTGCGACGCTGGCCTCCACCGCGCGCAGCGGCGATGTGATCATGACCATTGGGGCGGGCGACGTTACGTCCTACGGGGGTGCCATCCTCGAGGAGCTCGGTGGGCGTGCCGACACGGGGTCCTAA
- a CDS encoding cell division protein FtsQ/DivIB, translating to MPTRGPNVAEGTNVVELPAAPENPWKKRLLLWVGGALAFVLVLIGVLLYSPLLAIKNVEVTGNSLATTASIQEDLASLQGLPLPRVAPGNVRDLLAEQPAIEDVIIQAEAPDTLRVEVIEYPPVAVTRSGQAHWLVAADGRKLRQIVDRAAYELPLISEVSADAKPELFETITRVLSVLPEPVLAQLEFATAETIDSVELELVSGERVRWGSDERSAEKASVLTALLGAEQPEGQPAVEVYDVSSPERPVTR from the coding sequence GTGCCGACACGGGGTCCTAACGTGGCCGAGGGCACCAACGTCGTCGAGCTCCCAGCCGCGCCGGAGAACCCGTGGAAAAAGCGCTTGTTGCTCTGGGTGGGCGGGGCCTTGGCTTTTGTGCTGGTCCTGATCGGCGTGTTGTTGTACTCGCCGTTACTGGCGATCAAAAACGTTGAAGTGACGGGGAATTCCCTTGCGACGACCGCGTCGATTCAGGAGGACCTTGCCTCGTTGCAGGGACTGCCGCTTCCGCGAGTCGCCCCTGGGAACGTTCGCGACCTCCTCGCAGAGCAGCCGGCCATCGAGGATGTCATTATTCAGGCCGAAGCACCGGACACCCTGCGAGTTGAAGTCATCGAGTATCCGCCGGTGGCCGTGACACGGTCTGGGCAGGCGCACTGGCTGGTAGCTGCCGATGGGCGCAAGCTGCGGCAAATTGTGGACCGCGCCGCGTATGAGCTTCCGCTGATCTCTGAAGTCTCAGCGGATGCCAAGCCGGAACTTTTTGAAACCATCACGCGGGTGCTCTCCGTGCTCCCGGAGCCGGTGCTCGCGCAGCTAGAATTCGCGACAGCCGAGACGATCGATTCAGTCGAACTCGAATTAGTCTCGGGTGAGCGCGTCCGCTGGGGGAGCGATGAGCGCAGCGCGGAGAAGGCGAGCGTCTTGACCGCCTTGCTTGGCGCAGAGCAGCCCGAGGGGCAGCCCGCCGTCGAGGTCTACGACGTGTCGAGTCCGGAACGGCCAGTAACTCGTTGA
- the murG gene encoding undecaprenyldiphospho-muramoylpentapeptide beta-N-acetylglucosaminyltransferase, with protein MNALSVVLAGGGTAGHISPLLAIARALEAADPATRITAVGTASGMETRLVPEAGYRLETIERVPMPRRPSPALLKLPARFAKAVRRAGAILDDAEADVVVGVGGYVCTPVYVAAKRRKIPVVIHEANARAGLANKVGARFAARVATAFAGTSLPGAHVIGMPMRAEVAQLDRRAAQHEARISLGLDPQKRTLVVTGGSSGAVSMNHAVAGAVESIAAAADRLQVLHVTGRDKRVLDAEGALLSAPGYVQVEYVDGMERAYAAADLMACRSGAGTVCELAAVGLPSVLVPLPIGNGEQRHNGAPLVAAGGAVMVDNDQFTADYVRTEVLPLVADADRLDHMGRAAAQHGRRDAAEVMAQLVFEAAAGA; from the coding sequence ATGAACGCCCTTTCCGTGGTCCTTGCTGGCGGTGGCACCGCTGGTCACATCTCCCCGCTCCTCGCGATTGCCCGCGCACTTGAGGCGGCAGACCCAGCGACCCGCATCACCGCCGTCGGAACCGCCTCTGGCATGGAAACTCGCCTCGTGCCGGAGGCCGGGTATCGCTTAGAGACGATCGAGCGCGTGCCGATGCCGCGCCGGCCATCGCCTGCCCTGCTGAAGCTGCCCGCGCGGTTCGCCAAGGCGGTTCGACGCGCCGGCGCGATTCTTGACGACGCCGAGGCCGACGTCGTCGTGGGGGTGGGCGGCTACGTCTGCACCCCGGTGTACGTCGCGGCCAAGCGGCGGAAAATTCCCGTGGTCATTCACGAGGCGAATGCACGGGCGGGCTTGGCCAACAAGGTCGGCGCTCGATTTGCCGCCCGCGTGGCCACGGCCTTTGCGGGGACTTCTCTGCCGGGGGCACACGTCATCGGCATGCCGATGCGCGCCGAGGTCGCCCAGCTGGATCGCCGCGCGGCACAACACGAGGCCCGGATTAGCCTCGGTTTGGATCCGCAGAAGAGGACGCTAGTGGTCACGGGTGGATCATCCGGGGCCGTGTCCATGAATCATGCCGTCGCGGGCGCTGTGGAATCCATCGCCGCCGCTGCCGATCGACTGCAGGTGCTGCACGTGACGGGCCGCGATAAGCGGGTGCTCGACGCCGAGGGGGCTCTGTTGTCTGCACCCGGCTACGTGCAGGTGGAGTACGTCGATGGGATGGAGCGTGCCTATGCCGCGGCGGATCTCATGGCGTGCCGCTCCGGGGCGGGCACGGTGTGCGAGCTGGCCGCCGTCGGGCTGCCGTCGGTCCTCGTGCCGTTACCCATCGGCAACGGCGAACAACGACATAACGGTGCGCCGTTGGTGGCCGCTGGTGGTGCGGTCATGGTGGACAATGATCAGTTCACAGCCGACTACGTGCGAACCGAAGTGCTGCCCTTGGTGGCTGACGCGGACCGGTTGGATCACATGGGCCGGGCGGCTGCTCAGCATGGGCGCCGAGACGCGGCCGAAGTCATGGCGCAGCTGGTTTTCGAGGCCGCCGCCGGAGCATGA
- a CDS encoding RluA family pseudouridine synthase, translated as MPQLSVQEYDAGSRLDGFVADTLGISRTQAATLCREGHVRVAGRPAAKSRKLVPGEVVDVSIPERPDPLEVKVEAVEALSIIAATEDYVVINKPVGVAAHPSPGWVGPTVVGALAAEGYRITTSGAAERQGIVHRLDVGTSGLMVVATSERAYTALKQAFRDRTPSKVYHAVVQGLPDPLKGTIDAPIGRHPGHDWKFAVIEDGRPSITHYEVLEAFGRASLVEVHLETGRTHQIRVHFSALNHPCAGDQTYGADPRLAAALGLTRQWLHAHRLGFPHPVTGEWVEYEAPYPVDLHQSLELLRDGLSPAS; from the coding sequence GTGCCTCAGCTGAGCGTTCAGGAGTACGACGCAGGCTCCCGGCTAGATGGTTTTGTCGCCGATACGCTCGGGATCTCGCGCACCCAAGCGGCGACCCTGTGCCGTGAAGGACACGTCAGGGTCGCTGGACGGCCAGCGGCCAAGTCTCGCAAGCTGGTCCCCGGCGAGGTCGTCGACGTGAGCATCCCCGAACGCCCGGATCCACTCGAAGTTAAGGTAGAAGCCGTGGAAGCGCTCTCGATCATTGCCGCCACAGAGGACTATGTGGTGATCAACAAGCCCGTTGGCGTCGCCGCCCATCCCTCGCCGGGTTGGGTTGGGCCGACGGTCGTGGGGGCTCTGGCCGCCGAGGGATACCGCATCACGACGTCGGGGGCCGCCGAGCGGCAGGGTATTGTGCACCGGCTCGACGTCGGCACGTCGGGACTCATGGTGGTTGCCACCTCCGAGCGCGCCTACACAGCGCTCAAACAGGCCTTTCGCGACCGGACACCGTCCAAGGTGTACCACGCCGTGGTACAGGGCCTGCCGGATCCGCTCAAGGGCACCATCGACGCTCCCATTGGCCGGCACCCCGGCCACGACTGGAAGTTTGCGGTCATTGAGGACGGGCGTCCGTCCATCACGCACTATGAGGTGCTGGAGGCTTTTGGCCGGGCCAGCCTCGTTGAGGTGCACCTCGAGACGGGGCGAACGCATCAGATTCGCGTCCACTTTTCGGCGCTGAATCACCCCTGTGCCGGGGATCAGACGTACGGCGCGGACCCGCGGCTCGCCGCCGCTCTGGGCCTGACGCGCCAATGGTTGCACGCGCATCGGCTCGGATTCCCGCATCCGGTCACGGGCGAATGGGTGGAGTATGAGGCGCCGTATCCGGTGGATCTGCACCAGTCATTGGAGTTGCTGCGCGACGGGTTGAGTCCGGCGTCCTAA
- a CDS encoding cell division protein SepF, translated as MAGALRKTMIYLGLADGDEHYADEQGVDAVERDDVRRSESQQAQESRPVKPVAESSERESEQEYRAPVTPIKRAASSRDEDFELRQITTVHPRSYNDAKIIGESFRDGVPVIMNVTDMGEAEAKRLVDFSAGLVFGLRGTIERVTNKVFLLSPSTVEVLGEDKKASEEQAAFFNQS; from the coding sequence ATGGCTGGCGCATTGCGCAAGACGATGATCTACCTGGGGCTCGCTGACGGCGACGAGCATTACGCCGACGAGCAGGGCGTCGATGCGGTCGAACGCGACGACGTGCGCCGCTCGGAATCTCAGCAGGCCCAGGAATCACGGCCCGTCAAACCCGTTGCGGAATCCTCGGAGCGGGAGTCGGAGCAGGAATACCGGGCACCGGTCACGCCCATCAAACGGGCGGCATCATCTAGGGACGAGGATTTCGAATTGCGGCAGATCACGACCGTTCACCCCCGCTCGTATAACGATGCCAAGATCATTGGCGAGAGCTTCCGCGACGGGGTTCCGGTCATCATGAACGTCACCGACATGGGCGAGGCTGAGGCGAAGCGACTGGTCGATTTCTCGGCTGGCCTGGTGTTCGGCCTGCGCGGCACGATCGAGCGCGTGACCAATAAGGTCTTCCTCCTCTCGCCGTCGACGGTTGAGGTGCTCGGCGAGGACAAGAAGGCGTCCGAGGAACAGGCCGCTTTCTTCAACCAGAGCTAA
- the ftsZ gene encoding cell division protein FtsZ produces the protein MAAPQNYLAVIKVVGIGGGGVNAVNRMIEVGLRGVEFIAINTDAQALLMSDADVKLDVGRELTRGLGAGANPEVGRQAAEDHAEEIEEVLRGADMVFVTAGEGGGTGTGGAPVVARIARSLGALTIGVVTRPFTFEGRRRANSAEAGIDALRDEVDTLIVIPNDRLLSISDRNVSVLDAFRSADQVLLSGVQGITDLITTPGLINLDFADVKSVMQGAGSALMGIGSARGDDRAVKAAELAIASPLLEASIDGAHGVLLSIQGGSDLGLFEINEAARLVQEVAHPEANIIFGAVIDDALGDEARVTVIAAGFDQVDVTNAPAQPQNNNAQVAAAAASTLAAGETASGASAPTSGTNVPGTMPLDAPSGVASPSASQPSAASAAEPGAERQYEELPTVVDQDLSSAENDDLDVPDFLK, from the coding sequence GTGGCAGCTCCCCAGAATTACCTCGCCGTCATCAAGGTCGTCGGCATCGGCGGTGGCGGCGTCAACGCCGTGAACCGCATGATCGAAGTCGGTCTTCGTGGCGTCGAATTCATTGCGATCAATACCGACGCGCAGGCGCTGCTTATGAGTGATGCGGACGTCAAGCTCGACGTCGGACGCGAGCTCACGCGTGGCTTGGGCGCCGGCGCAAACCCAGAGGTCGGCCGACAGGCGGCGGAGGATCACGCCGAGGAGATCGAAGAGGTCTTGCGGGGCGCGGACATGGTCTTTGTCACCGCTGGCGAGGGCGGCGGCACGGGTACCGGAGGTGCCCCGGTTGTGGCCCGCATCGCGCGGTCACTCGGAGCCCTGACCATTGGCGTCGTGACCCGGCCGTTCACCTTCGAGGGGCGCCGCCGGGCAAATTCCGCAGAGGCGGGGATCGATGCCCTGCGGGACGAAGTCGACACCCTCATCGTCATCCCGAACGATCGTCTCCTGTCGATCAGCGACCGCAACGTGTCCGTCCTCGACGCCTTCCGTTCTGCGGATCAAGTTCTGCTTTCGGGTGTGCAGGGCATTACGGATCTGATCACGACCCCGGGGCTGATTAACCTCGACTTTGCCGACGTGAAGTCGGTCATGCAGGGGGCCGGTTCCGCGTTGATGGGCATCGGTTCCGCGCGGGGCGACGACCGCGCCGTCAAGGCAGCCGAATTGGCGATTGCATCCCCGCTGCTTGAGGCATCGATCGACGGCGCGCACGGAGTGCTGCTCTCCATTCAGGGCGGATCCGACTTGGGGCTCTTCGAGATCAACGAGGCCGCTCGCTTGGTCCAGGAAGTGGCCCACCCCGAGGCCAACATCATTTTCGGTGCCGTCATCGACGACGCATTGGGTGACGAGGCGCGAGTGACCGTCATTGCTGCCGGATTTGATCAGGTGGACGTGACGAACGCACCGGCCCAGCCGCAAAACAACAACGCACAGGTCGCTGCGGCCGCGGCGTCCACCCTCGCCGCCGGCGAGACTGCCTCCGGAGCCAGCGCACCGACCAGTGGAACCAACGTTCCGGGCACGATGCCCCTGGATGCGCCCTCCGGTGTCGCCAGTCCGTCGGCATCCCAGCCGTCCGCGGCGTCTGCCGCCGAACCAGGCGCGGAGCGCCAGTATGAGGAACTGCCCACCGTGGTGGATCAGGACCTCAGTTCCGCGGAGAATGACGACTTGGATGTTCCGGATTTTCTGAAGTAA
- a CDS encoding YggS family pyridoxal phosphate-dependent enzyme — protein sequence MNDGDVARRADLAERLSRVQGRIAQASRTAGRTETPQLIVVTKFFPAADVRHLAALGVREVGENRDQEAAAKAADTADLGLTWHFIGQLQTNKAKSVARYAAAVHSVDRAQLVSALGKAVRAERERAVAASETPREAMTALVQVDLRSVAQREAAGGGRGGALPEDVMTLAAAVEGEEGLTLGGLMAVAPLEADPAEAFAALRDVADELQRQYPHAQMISAGMSQDLEAAVSAGATHLRIGSDVLGPRPAVR from the coding sequence ATGAACGATGGTGACGTGGCGCGCCGGGCGGATCTCGCTGAGCGGCTGAGCCGGGTTCAGGGTCGCATCGCGCAAGCGTCCCGAACTGCCGGCCGCACAGAAACGCCGCAATTGATTGTCGTCACGAAATTCTTCCCCGCCGCCGACGTGCGGCACCTCGCCGCGCTCGGCGTGCGCGAGGTCGGCGAGAACCGGGACCAAGAGGCGGCAGCGAAGGCCGCAGATACCGCCGACTTGGGCCTGACGTGGCACTTCATTGGCCAATTGCAGACCAATAAAGCCAAATCGGTGGCGCGCTATGCCGCCGCCGTCCATTCCGTCGATCGTGCGCAGCTGGTCTCCGCGCTGGGCAAGGCCGTGCGCGCCGAACGTGAGCGCGCCGTGGCCGCGTCAGAAACGCCTCGAGAGGCCATGACGGCGCTGGTGCAGGTCGACTTGCGTTCGGTGGCACAGCGGGAGGCGGCCGGCGGGGGGCGCGGTGGCGCGCTGCCGGAGGACGTCATGACGCTGGCGGCGGCCGTCGAGGGCGAAGAGGGCCTGACGCTGGGGGGTCTCATGGCCGTGGCTCCCTTGGAAGCGGACCCCGCCGAGGCCTTCGCCGCGTTGCGCGACGTGGCTGATGAGCTGCAGCGACAGTACCCGCACGCGCAGATGATTTCAGCCGGCATGAGTCAGGACCTCGAGGCCGCCGTGAGTGCGGGCGCGACACACCTGCGGATCGGCTCAGATGTGCTCGGGCCGCGGCCCGCCGTGCGGTAG
- a CDS encoding polyphenol oxidase family protein — protein MAFTTVAEGNLAAHVGDDPAAVAARRARLARELGLPAAAHFMSQTHSTAVGRIAGGEGAAESQLEVDALVSRRADAPLAVLTADCLPIVFAAYGERGSAIAVAHAGRRGLLEGILANALDELREEAGPEATVTAWVGPAICGRCYEVPADLQRDAEALIPGVASTTSWGTPALDLPSAAARFLTREGVDVVRSEICTFEDARYYSYRRDRDAGRLAGVVWREPGQTSTASNDGE, from the coding sequence GTGGCCTTCACCACAGTGGCGGAAGGCAATTTAGCGGCCCACGTCGGGGACGACCCGGCAGCCGTTGCCGCGCGCCGCGCGCGGCTAGCCCGTGAGCTGGGGCTGCCCGCAGCGGCACACTTCATGTCGCAAACCCACTCCACCGCCGTCGGCCGCATCGCCGGGGGAGAGGGCGCGGCAGAGTCTCAGCTAGAGGTCGACGCCTTGGTATCCCGCAGGGCGGACGCGCCGCTGGCCGTCCTGACTGCCGACTGCCTCCCTATCGTTTTCGCTGCGTACGGCGAGCGGGGTAGCGCCATCGCCGTTGCTCACGCCGGACGGCGCGGCCTGCTCGAGGGAATTCTGGCCAACGCTCTCGACGAGCTCCGTGAGGAGGCAGGCCCCGAGGCGACGGTCACCGCGTGGGTGGGGCCCGCCATCTGTGGGCGCTGCTACGAGGTGCCGGCTGACCTGCAGCGCGATGCCGAGGCCCTGATTCCAGGAGTCGCGTCGACGACGTCGTGGGGCACTCCCGCGCTCGATCTGCCCTCCGCGGCTGCCCGCTTCTTGACGCGTGAGGGGGTCGACGTCGTTCGCTCGGAGATCTGTACTTTCGAGGACGCGCGCTATTACTCGTATCGTCGTGACCGCGACGCTGGACGATTGGCAGGCGTCGTCTGGCGTGAACCAGGGCAGACCAGCACAGCATCCAACGACGGGGAGTGA
- a CDS encoding YggT family protein produces MELILAPIYILLTIFQFVLMIRIVFDVVQMFARTWRPSGISLVVASFVYRLTDPPMRWLRSKVKPLDLGGVQLDLAFLILFFAVVIAKVIVSSMAS; encoded by the coding sequence GTGGAACTCATCCTCGCGCCGATCTATATTCTCCTGACGATCTTCCAATTCGTCTTGATGATTCGGATCGTCTTCGACGTCGTGCAAATGTTCGCCCGCACGTGGCGGCCGAGTGGAATTTCGCTCGTCGTCGCCTCGTTCGTCTACCGCTTAACCGACCCGCCCATGCGCTGGTTGCGGAGCAAGGTTAAGCCGCTCGATCTCGGCGGGGTCCAACTGGATCTCGCATTTCTGATTCTGTTCTTCGCGGTAGTGATCGCCAAGGTGATCGTTTCCTCGATGGCCAGCTAG